A genomic region of Acipenser ruthenus chromosome 9, fAciRut3.2 maternal haplotype, whole genome shotgun sequence contains the following coding sequences:
- the fat3a gene encoding protocadherin Fat 3a isoform X7 has product MAVNMGHWAGTQTSLLCLALLLLQLFARCCQGLQNPAVLPTFFFTHSLYNATVYENSAARTYANSKVKMGVTLTHKSWDIKYRIVSGDEEGFFKAEEFVMGDFCFLRVRTKGGNAAILNREIQDNYLLTVKATVRGEDLDAWAKVNIQVLDMNDLRPLFSPTTYSVTIAENTPLRTSIAQVTATDADIGSNGEFYYFFKDKVDLFAVHPTSGVISLSGRLNSDERNRYDLEILAVDRGMKLYGNNGVSSTAKLFIHIERINEHAPTLSVVTHTPSLLDKDPTYAVLTVEDMDEGANGEIESVSIVAGDPLDQFRLVKRTGSNEYRIKGLEPVDWDHFPYGYNLTLQAKDKGSPQKFSAVKVVHVYVNRPQAVEIKFEKEMYEVSLSEFSPPGVNVVAVKLSPEPQDVEYNLNPGPDSDYFKINPQTGLITTARHLNILEKELFELQVVDLESDLKVKVSITVEDENNHAPLFLQPSYEVFLNESIAVGTNVLTVSATDSDRGENGYITYSIASIQALPFTINQFTGVISSNNELDFESSSESYIFVVRASDWGLPYRRESEVNVTVHLENVNDNKPLFEKIACQGVISYSFPPGGQITTVSAIDIDELELVKYKIISGNEKGFFELNPDSGVLVLRKSLTTANPKNGVFNLKIAATDGENLSDSMFVNISVVHGKVSSKSFSCNETRVAQKLAEKLLKKAKANSKPKIEDVFIDLYSVNRQTPQFDKSFPSEISVREDLKVGGSVLKVKAWDGDTGFNGRVLFTISDGNKDSCFNIDMETGLISVLMPMDREKVDRYLLNITIYDLGSPQKSTWRLLTINVEDANDNTPQFLQESYSAVILENTNLGTAVIQVEATDKDLGPNGDILYSILTSTTQLAINSSTGIVYVAGQLDREFKAHFNLKIEARDKAERGKQRFSVVTLKVSLDDVNDCPPAFIPYSYNAKVLEDLPVGTIIAWLETQDPDLGLGGQVRYTLANDYNGKFEIDKASGVIRLAKELDYEKQQFYNLTVRAKDKGRPVSLLSVSFVEVEVVDVNENLYPPYFLDFAVKGTVKENSRIGTSVLQVTARDDDVGRDGEIQYSIRDGSGLGRFSIDEETGVIYTADILDRETKDSYWLTVYATDHGVVPLYTTIEIYIEVEDVNDNAPLTSEPVYYPSVLENSPKDVSVIQIQAQDPDASPRDKLTYRISSGNPQNFFVINSKTGSREYTAV; this is encoded by the coding sequence ATGGCTGTAAATATGGGCCACTGGGCAGGCACACAGACCTCTCTTCTCTGCCTTGCTCTCCTGCTTCTCCAGCTCTTCGCTCGCTGTTGCCAAGGTCTACAGAACCCAGCAGTGCTACCTACCTTCTTCTTCACACATTCCCTCTACAATGCCACAGTCTATGAGAACTCGGCTGCCAGGACCTACGCCAACAGTAAAGTTAAAATGGGGGTCACATTAACGCATAAATCATGGGATATTAAATACCGGATAGTTTCCGGAGACGAAGAAGGTTTTTTTAAAGCAGAGGAGTTTGTAATGGGAGACTTCTGTTTTCTCAGGGTTAGGACTAAAGGAGGAAATGCTGCCATTTTAAACCGAGAGATCCAGGATAATTACTTGCTAACTGTAAAAGCCACTGTCCGAGGGGAAGATTTAGATGCCTGGGCAAAAGTCAACATACAGGTTTTAGATATGAATGACCTACGTCCTTTGTTTTCGCCAACAACTTATTCCGTAACGATAGCTGAGAACACCCCGCTAAGAACTAGCATTGCACAAGTGACAGCAACAGATGCAGATATTGGATCCAACGGggagttttattatttctttaaagACAAAGTTGACCTTTTTGCAGTTCATCCTACCAGCGGGGTAATCTCTCTGAGTGGCAGGCTAAATTCTGATGAGAGAAACAGATACGACCTGGAAATCCTAGCAGTTGACCGTGGAATGAAACTGTATGGAAACAATGGCGTGAGCAGCACAGCAAAGCTTTTCATTCACATTGAACGCATCAATGAGCATGCACCAACCTTAAGCGTGGTGACTCACACTCCGTCTCTGCTTGACAAAGATCCCACCTACGCAGTTTTAACTGTCGAGGACATGGATGAAGGTGCAAATGGCGAAATAGAATCGGTTTCCATTGTAGCTGGGGATCCTTTGGACCAGTTCCGCTTGGTTAAAAGAACTGGAAGCAATGAATATAGAATAAAGGGATTGGAACCAGTGGATTGGGATCATTTCCCTTATGGTTACAATTTAACCCTTCAAGCCAAGGACAAAGGTTCTCCCCAGAAATTCTCTGCCGTCAAGGTTGTTCACGTGTATGTCAATAGACCTCAAGCTGTTGAAATTAAGTTTGAAAAGGAAATGTATGAAGTCAGTCTCAGTGAGTTTTCACCACCTGGAGTCAATGTGGTTGCTGTTAAACTTTCCCCCGAGCCTCAGGATGTGGAATATAACCTAAATCCTGGACCAGATTCAGATTATTTTAAGATAAACCCTCAAACCGGATTGATCACCACTGCCCGACATTTAAACATCCTTGAAAAGGAGCTCTTTGAACTTCAGGTGGTTGACCTAGAAAGTGACTTGAAAGTTAAAGTGAGCATCACAGTGGAAGATGAAAACAACCATGCACCCCTGTTTCTACAACCATCATATGAAGTGTTTCTGAATGAAAGCATAGCAGTCGGAACAAATGTTTTGACTGTTTCAGCCACAGATAGTGATAGAGGGGAAAATGGTTATATAACGTACAGCATTGCCAGTATACAAGCCTTACCTTTTACTATTAATCAATTCACTGGTGTCATAAGCTCTAACAATGAGCTTGATTTTGAGTCTTCATCTGAGAGCTACATTTTTGTTGTCAGAGCTTCTGATTGGGGTTTGCCTTACCGGCGTGAAAGTGAAGTTAATGTCACTGTACATCTCGAAAATGTCAATGACAACAAGCCCCTTTTTGAGAAAATAGCCTGCCAAGGTGTAATATCGTACAGTTTTCCACCCGGTGGACAGATCACAACTGTTTCTGCCATAGATATAGATGAGCTCGAATTAGTCAAGTACAAAATTATCTCTGGGAATGAAAAAGGATTTTTTGAGTTAAATCCTGATTCTGGAGTGCTGGTGCTGAGAAAAAGTTTGACTACTGCCAATCCAAAAAATGGAGTCTTTAACTTGAAAATAGCAGCTACCGACGGCGAAAACCTTTCAGACtcaatgtttgttaacatttcTGTTGTTCACGGGAAAGTGTCATCAAAAAGTTTCAGTTGCAACGAAACCAGAGTTGCCCAGAAGCTAGCTGAAAAGTTGCTAAAAAAGGCTAAAGCTAACAGTAAGCCCAAAATAGAAGATGTATTTATCGATCTGTACTCGGTCAACAGGCAGACTCCGCAGTTCGATAAATCTTTTCCATCTGAGATATCTGTCCGTGAGGACCTCAAAGTAGGAGGCAGTGTCTTGAAGGTCAAGGCCTGGGATGGAGATACTGGCTTTAATGGTCGGGTTTTGTTTACCATCTCTGACGGGAACAAGGATAGCTGTTTTAATATTGATATGGAAACTGGATTAATTAGTGTCTTGATGCCAATGGATCGTGAAAAAGTAGACCGATATCTTCTGAATATTACCATTTATGACCTAGGCTCACCTCAGAAGTCTACATGGAGGCTATTGACCATAAATGTGGAAGATGCTAACGACAACACCCCCCAGTTTTTACAGGAGAGCTACTCTGCCGTCATTCTCGAAAACACAAACCTTGGCACAGCAGTTATCCAGGTTGAAGCTACTGACAAAGATTTAGGACCTAATGGTGATATATTATACTCTATATTGACAAGCACAACTCAGCTGGCAATTAACAGCTCAACTGGAATTGTTTATGTAGCTGGGCAGCTTGATAGGGAATTTAAAGctcatttcaatttaaaaatagaGGCTCGTGATAAAGCTGAAAGGGGAAAGCAGAGGTTCTCAGTTGTTACTCTAAAGGTATCCTTGGATGACGTTAATGACTGCCCTCCAGCATTCATTCCATACAGTTACAATGCCAAGGTTCTTGAAGATCTTCCGGTTGGCACCATTATAGCCTGGCTGGAGACACAAGATCCAGACCTTGGTTTAGGTGGCCAGGTAAGATACACTCTGGCAAATGACTACAATGGGAAATTTGAGATTGATAAAGCCAGCGGGGTTATTCGTCTGGCTAAGGAGCTGGATTACGAGAAGCAGCAGTTTTATAACCTGACAGTGCGGGCTAAAGATAAAGGGCGTCCAGTGTCTCTACTGTCGGTGTCCTTTGTGGAGGTGGAAGTGGTGGATGTAAACGAGAATCTTTACCCTCCCTATTTTTTGGATTTTGCTGTGAAGGGAACGGTAAAGGAAAACTCACGGATTGGCACCAGCGTTCTCCAGGTCACAGCTAGAGATGATGATGTTGGAAGGGATGGAGAGATTCAGTATTCTATTCGAGATGGTAGCGGACTTGGCAGGTTCTCTATTGACGAAGAGACAG